One segment of Halococcus salsus DNA contains the following:
- a CDS encoding ROK family protein, which translates to MANYAGVDLGGTNLRVVVADADGNIDGSDRREAPRGPNGLAVTEAILESLREATAAAGVDPTAVEAVGIAAAGRLDLTEGLVEPTNIPVGEVPLRGPVSNLLDTDEVYLHKDVAAGVIGERYHAERNPDDMVYLTISSGIGAGVAVDGNILGGWDGNAGEAGHMTVDPTGRMDCGCGKEGHWEAYCAGSNIPEYARLLWDDEGRPETALPIEDEGFTAVDVFENDDDAFASHVIDRLADWNALGMADIVHAYAPLVVSVGGAVALNNEAEVVDPMRERLDELVMTNVPEIRLTSLGDDVVVEGALASALTGGTGDADYGR; encoded by the coding sequence ATGGCGAACTACGCCGGCGTCGACCTCGGCGGGACGAACCTCCGGGTGGTCGTCGCCGATGCGGACGGGAACATCGACGGGTCCGACAGACGCGAAGCCCCGCGCGGCCCCAACGGGCTCGCGGTCACCGAAGCGATCCTCGAAAGCCTCCGTGAAGCGACGGCGGCGGCGGGGGTCGACCCCACGGCCGTCGAGGCGGTCGGTATCGCCGCCGCGGGCCGCCTAGACCTCACCGAGGGACTCGTCGAGCCCACCAACATTCCCGTGGGGGAAGTCCCGCTCCGCGGCCCCGTCTCGAACCTCCTCGACACCGACGAGGTCTACCTCCACAAGGACGTCGCCGCGGGCGTCATCGGCGAGCGCTACCACGCCGAGCGCAACCCCGACGACATGGTCTACCTCACGATCTCCTCGGGGATCGGTGCGGGCGTCGCGGTCGACGGGAACATCCTCGGCGGCTGGGACGGCAACGCCGGCGAGGCGGGTCACATGACCGTCGATCCAACCGGTCGAATGGACTGCGGCTGCGGGAAGGAGGGCCACTGGGAGGCCTACTGCGCGGGCAGCAACATCCCCGAGTACGCCCGCCTGCTCTGGGACGACGAGGGCCGGCCCGAGACCGCCCTCCCGATCGAGGACGAGGGGTTCACCGCGGTGGACGTCTTCGAGAACGACGACGACGCGTTCGCGAGTCACGTCATCGACCGGCTCGCGGACTGGAACGCGCTGGGGATGGCGGACATCGTCCACGCCTACGCGCCGCTCGTGGTCTCGGTCGGCGGCGCGGTCGCGCTCAACAACGAGGCCGAGGTCGTCGACCCGATGCGCGAGCGCCTCGACGAGCTCGTGATGACCAACGTCCCCGAGATCCGACTCACCTCGCTCGGCGACGACGTGGTGGTCGAGGGCGCGCTCGCCAGCGCGCTCACCGGCGGCACGGGCGACGCGGACTACGGCCGGTAA
- a CDS encoding DUF2110 family protein — MVVLATKCYVEGDARERALDGLRSLVENAVGDLAVEYEVGLRHDDFPSVTVSGEDETIARNVLREEWGAITPEFEAGEVYTGTLERWDDEGLVLDAGEEIRIPSDQLGLGPGTPDQVRTRYGLVQHLPMQFVYGDPNRLADAERDRLYEWSRGAGRVNVNSATRGETRATVNRAGHAQDIITVERLGLLEQSIICAEGTDPPGLLASIGGYLPAELLCVVE, encoded by the coding sequence ATGGTCGTTCTCGCCACCAAGTGTTACGTCGAGGGCGACGCCCGCGAGCGGGCGCTGGACGGCCTCCGGTCGCTGGTCGAGAACGCCGTCGGCGACCTCGCGGTCGAGTACGAGGTCGGGCTCCGCCACGACGACTTCCCGAGCGTCACGGTGTCGGGCGAGGACGAGACCATCGCCCGGAACGTCCTCCGCGAGGAGTGGGGCGCGATCACCCCCGAGTTCGAGGCGGGCGAGGTCTACACCGGCACCCTCGAACGCTGGGACGACGAGGGACTGGTGCTCGACGCGGGCGAGGAGATTCGAATTCCGAGCGACCAACTCGGCCTGGGCCCCGGGACGCCCGACCAGGTCCGGACGCGCTACGGGCTGGTCCAGCATCTCCCGATGCAGTTCGTCTACGGCGACCCCAACCGATTGGCCGACGCCGAGCGCGACCGGCTCTACGAGTGGTCGCGGGGGGCCGGTCGGGTCAACGTCAACAGCGCGACACGTGGGGAAACCCGCGCGACGGTGAACCGGGCGGGCCACGCCCAGGACATCATCACCGTCGAGCGGCTCGGGCTGCTCGAACAGAGCATCATCTGTGCCGAGGGCACCGACCCACCGGGATTGCTCGCGAGCATCGGGGGCTATCTCCCCGCCGAACTCCTCTGTGTCGTCGAATGA
- a CDS encoding metal-dependent hydrolase codes for MELTWHGHSTWYVEVGDTSLLIDPFFDNPHTSKEPADIEEPDYVVLTHGHADHIADVGEFADATVVATPELAAYVEAEFGVAETIGMNIGGTVECDDAYVTMHRADHTSGIDMGYEYELGMPTGVLVSDEQPGPDGTGTSFYHAGDTGLMPEMRDVIAPFLQPDAVALPMGDHFTMGIWQASIAADWLDAPHVFPMHYDTMPPLEADPQEFADAVDERAADSEVHVLDDDGSFTLD; via the coding sequence ATGGAACTCACCTGGCACGGCCACTCGACGTGGTACGTTGAGGTCGGCGACACCAGCCTCCTGATCGACCCGTTCTTCGACAACCCGCACACCTCGAAGGAGCCGGCGGACATCGAAGAGCCCGACTACGTCGTACTCACCCACGGCCACGCCGACCACATCGCCGACGTCGGCGAGTTCGCCGACGCGACCGTGGTCGCCACCCCCGAGCTCGCGGCCTACGTCGAGGCGGAATTCGGGGTCGCCGAGACGATCGGGATGAACATCGGCGGGACCGTCGAGTGCGACGACGCCTACGTCACGATGCACCGCGCCGACCACACCAGCGGCATCGACATGGGCTACGAGTACGAACTCGGGATGCCGACCGGCGTCCTCGTGAGCGACGAGCAGCCCGGTCCCGACGGCACCGGCACCTCGTTCTATCACGCCGGCGACACGGGCTTGATGCCCGAGATGCGCGACGTCATCGCGCCGTTCCTCCAGCCCGACGCGGTCGCGCTCCCGATGGGCGACCACTTCACGATGGGGATCTGGCAGGCCTCGATCGCCGCCGACTGGCTCGACGCGCCGCACGTCTTCCCGATGCACTACGACACGATGCCGCCGCTCGAAGCCGACCCCCAGGAGTTCGCCGACGCGGTCGACGAACGCGCCGCCGACAGCGAGGTCCACGTCCTCGACGACGACGGCTCGTTCACCCTCGACTGA
- a CDS encoding SDR family NAD(P)-dependent oxidoreductase — protein sequence MIEPDLSGRTALVTGSAKGVGRELLLSLAERGASVAVHYNTSPDAAEEVASAAREHDVEAVTVQGDVTDPSAVGELFSAVEADLGSVEILVNNVGAFAPTHWEEIDFETWNLVLETNLNGTYLCSKRALPGMRENDWGRIVNVGYASADRLLVAPKNFPYFVAKAGVIMFTRMLAADTQDTEITVNAISPYVVENSDVFPEDLPRGRAASFEDMSQAMLVFLEEGSDYLSGQNLAVDGGWRPERI from the coding sequence ATGATCGAGCCAGACCTCTCGGGGCGGACGGCGCTGGTGACCGGCAGCGCGAAGGGCGTCGGGCGCGAACTGTTGTTGTCACTGGCCGAACGCGGCGCGTCGGTCGCGGTCCACTACAACACCAGCCCGGACGCGGCCGAGGAGGTGGCGAGCGCGGCGCGCGAGCACGACGTCGAGGCGGTAACGGTGCAGGGCGACGTCACCGACCCCAGCGCCGTCGGCGAGCTGTTCTCGGCGGTCGAGGCCGACCTCGGGAGTGTCGAGATCCTCGTCAACAACGTGGGGGCGTTCGCGCCGACGCACTGGGAGGAGATCGACTTCGAGACCTGGAACCTCGTGCTCGAAACCAACCTCAACGGGACGTACCTCTGCTCGAAACGCGCCCTCCCTGGGATGCGCGAGAACGACTGGGGCCGGATCGTAAACGTGGGCTACGCGAGCGCCGACAGACTCCTCGTCGCGCCGAAGAACTTCCCGTACTTCGTCGCCAAGGCAGGTGTCATAATGTTCACCCGGATGCTCGCCGCCGACACTCAGGACACCGAGATCACCGTGAACGCCATCTCGCCGTACGTGGTCGAGAACTCGGACGTGTTCCCCGAGGACCTGCCGCGGGGCCGCGCGGCATCGTTCGAGGATATGTCCCAGGCGATGTTGGTCTTCCTCGAAGAGGGCAGCGACTACCTGAGCGGGCAGAACCTCGCGGTCGACGGTGGCTGGCGACCCGAACGGATCTGA
- a CDS encoding DUF7532 family protein, translating to MHFDQRTQRALREAGLSTDEIREASKRVVEATEDDAERLETFFADLETVYSDMDQAHSAEAFPEHEVEYLDLFTHANDIRGYLRFSTWGVPVEGGRVLSEDLVELSLGDTVNSRIQFAASREALQ from the coding sequence ATGCACTTCGACCAGCGCACCCAGCGCGCGCTCCGCGAGGCCGGGCTCTCGACCGACGAGATCCGCGAGGCCTCGAAGCGCGTCGTCGAGGCCACCGAGGACGATGCCGAGCGATTGGAAACCTTCTTCGCCGACCTCGAAACGGTCTACTCGGACATGGATCAGGCCCACAGCGCCGAGGCGTTCCCCGAACACGAGGTCGAGTACCTCGATCTCTTCACCCACGCCAACGACATCCGGGGCTACCTCCGGTTCTCGACGTGGGGCGTTCCGGTCGAGGGCGGGCGCGTGCTCTCGGAGGACCTGGTCGAGCTCTCGCTCGGCGACACGGTCAACAGTCGAATTCAGTTCGCCGCCTCGCGCGAGGCATTGCAGTGA
- a CDS encoding DUF5803 family protein: MNRTRALGFVLFLAFVALAGCTSAFGPSPANQDALTQNESYDWDTDVNASINITGGSYEAVYRVDNRSEFVVQRRDSLQRDRPLAISALKFQYPNGSVVTAASPKLNATNEQERTVIDLPARDGRVAFKSSTQGKQFVTETFVPGSYEVTIPKGMRVDYEPLARVDPGDYETERTASGHVRIHWENVESDSVAVRYYLQRDLYIFAGGLAVLVVVALVGVLYYLRQIRGLEAERRKASPDGNRRDDP, translated from the coding sequence ATGAACCGAACGCGAGCGCTCGGATTCGTCCTGTTCCTCGCGTTCGTCGCGCTCGCCGGCTGTACGTCCGCGTTCGGGCCGAGCCCCGCGAATCAGGACGCGCTCACCCAGAACGAGAGCTACGACTGGGACACGGACGTCAACGCCTCGATCAACATCACCGGCGGGAGCTACGAGGCGGTCTACCGCGTCGATAACCGCTCGGAATTCGTGGTCCAGCGTCGCGACAGCCTCCAGCGCGACCGACCGCTCGCCATCTCGGCGCTCAAGTTTCAGTACCCCAACGGCAGCGTGGTGACGGCGGCCTCGCCGAAACTCAACGCGACCAACGAACAGGAGCGAACGGTGATCGACCTCCCGGCGCGCGACGGCCGGGTCGCGTTCAAGTCCTCGACCCAGGGCAAGCAGTTCGTGACCGAGACGTTCGTCCCCGGGAGCTACGAGGTCACGATCCCGAAGGGAATGCGGGTCGACTACGAACCGCTCGCGCGGGTCGACCCGGGCGACTACGAGACCGAGCGCACCGCCTCGGGCCACGTCCGTATCCACTGGGAGAACGTCGAGAGCGATAGCGTGGCCGTCCGGTACTATCTCCAGCGCGACCTCTACATCTTCGCGGGCGGGCTGGCGGTGCTCGTAGTCGTCGCCCTCGTCGGTGTGCTCTACTACCTCCGGCAGATCCGCGGGCTCGAAGCGGAGCGCCGCAAGGCCAGTCCCGACGGGAACCGCCGGGACGACCCCTGA
- a CDS encoding OsmC family protein, with the protein MADITVNSTSEEGFSTTSRLGEFELTIDATEEEGPEPNQTLVADYASCYIPAFRVGAQQNDYDDLGKVEIDAEADLDDDDDLTAIRFDMRVEADISGDEDTLVETGEEICHVHSALKEELHADISVEGDAF; encoded by the coding sequence ATGGCAGACATCACCGTCAACAGTACGTCCGAAGAAGGGTTCTCGACCACCAGCCGCCTCGGCGAGTTCGAACTCACCATCGACGCGACCGAAGAGGAGGGCCCGGAGCCGAACCAGACGCTCGTGGCCGACTACGCCTCGTGCTACATTCCGGCCTTCCGCGTCGGTGCCCAGCAGAACGACTACGACGACCTCGGAAAGGTCGAGATCGACGCCGAGGCCGACCTCGATGACGACGACGACCTCACCGCGATCCGGTTCGACATGCGCGTCGAGGCCGACATCAGCGGCGACGAGGACACGCTCGTCGAGACCGGCGAGGAGATCTGCCACGTCCACTCCGCCCTCAAGGAGGAGCTCCACGCCGACATCTCGGTCGAAGGCGACGCGTTCTAA